One region of Natrinema salaciae genomic DNA includes:
- a CDS encoding HalOD1 output domain-containing protein: MPSRQAVYEPETDGTPVTAIVRVLKDATPTDSATLPPLFDSIDPEAVNALYSDDDRTEYPRLTFTHDRFLVTIDRTRRITVREIR; encoded by the coding sequence ATGCCGTCACGGCAAGCAGTCTACGAACCGGAAACCGATGGAACGCCGGTTACGGCGATCGTTCGGGTACTCAAAGACGCCACACCGACTGATTCTGCCACGCTTCCGCCATTGTTCGACAGCATCGATCCCGAAGCCGTAAACGCACTCTACTCCGACGACGATCGGACGGAATATCCGCGACTCACGTTCACTCACGACCGGTTTCTCGTGACCATCGACCGTACTCGGAGGATCACTGTTCGGGAGATTCGGTGA
- a CDS encoding WD40/YVTN/BNR-like repeat-containing protein — MTDRYRSSRRAVLASVGGAVGSLALAGCAGRDSEWVAADVPTDATLYDVVPTADGAYAVGEGGVVLAREGDEWVVRLENGLSAAGDGLRSAAVTSNGRALWVAGDSGALGLYDVVADRVVDFSAPKEKTTSWTAIAAAGLAGDERLTAINSSGELLRGRRDGPTVEWSDVIEPGSGSSVTGIDLTPLAYGYVVDTDGGVFESRDGGVSWSRIGIAGAGVNFAAVAATDSGHVSVAGGNGVVYTYNGVDWSRTTLGEQPIAALERSRDTALAVSAAGAIYERDFDGWSELVDLRPGNELRAVALGTARSPQLVVGDSGTVFERRY; from the coding sequence GTGACCGATCGCTACCGATCGTCCAGACGGGCCGTCCTCGCGTCGGTCGGCGGCGCGGTCGGCTCGCTCGCGCTGGCCGGCTGCGCCGGCCGCGACAGCGAGTGGGTCGCCGCCGACGTCCCGACCGACGCGACGCTGTACGACGTCGTTCCGACGGCCGACGGGGCCTACGCCGTCGGCGAGGGCGGTGTCGTCCTCGCGCGCGAGGGCGACGAGTGGGTCGTCCGCCTCGAGAACGGGCTCTCGGCGGCGGGGGACGGTCTGCGCTCCGCGGCGGTCACGAGCAACGGGCGGGCGCTGTGGGTCGCCGGCGACAGCGGCGCGCTCGGGCTCTACGACGTCGTCGCCGACCGCGTCGTCGACTTCTCGGCACCGAAGGAGAAGACGACCTCCTGGACGGCGATCGCGGCCGCTGGACTGGCCGGCGACGAGCGACTGACGGCGATCAACAGCTCCGGCGAACTCCTCCGGGGCCGGCGCGACGGCCCGACCGTCGAGTGGAGCGACGTGATCGAGCCCGGCTCCGGCTCGAGCGTGACCGGGATCGACCTCACGCCGCTCGCGTACGGCTACGTCGTCGACACCGACGGCGGGGTCTTCGAGTCCCGCGACGGCGGCGTCTCGTGGAGCCGCATCGGGATCGCGGGCGCTGGCGTGAACTTCGCCGCGGTCGCGGCGACCGACAGCGGCCACGTCTCGGTCGCGGGCGGCAACGGCGTCGTCTACACGTACAACGGCGTCGACTGGTCCCGAACGACGCTGGGCGAACAGCCGATCGCGGCGCTCGAGAGAAGCCGCGACACCGCGCTGGCCGTCTCGGCGGCGGGAGCGATCTACGAGCGGGACTTCGACGGCTGGTCCGAACTCGTCGACCTCCGTCCGGGGAACGAACTGCGCGCGGTCGCGCTCGGGACCGCCCGATCGCCGCAACTGGTCGTCGGCGACTCCGGGACGGTGTTCGAACGGCGGTACTGA
- a CDS encoding DeoR family transcriptional regulator, with translation MAGDERSGPFEEQYSDDDLLEFVAANEVVTTREVAEHFDYHLQTARRRLKSIEEDGRVNKKDVGKRFVWWLPQG, from the coding sequence ATGGCTGGAGACGAGCGCAGTGGTCCGTTCGAAGAGCAGTACTCGGACGACGATCTGCTCGAGTTCGTGGCTGCGAACGAGGTCGTGACAACCAGAGAGGTCGCCGAACACTTCGACTATCACTTACAGACCGCACGGAGACGGCTCAAGTCGATCGAGGAGGACGGGAGAGTGAACAAGAAAGACGTCGGAAAACGGTTCGTGTGGTGGCTA